A stretch of DNA from Nitrospinota bacterium:
TTCCGGTATCCTGTTTGTCAATGCGACATAATTACGAAGAGAGAATTTCAGCGTGAGCGATGAAGAACTGACGAGCCCGCAAAATACCGTGAGAATGGCTGGCCTTATTGGAGGCGTTGTAGCCTCTGCGCTTTTTCTTTATGCATTTGACCTCGACCCGGCCCACCCGGAGATAACAAGAACCGCCGCCGTAGTTTTACTAATGGCGATATGGTGGATTACCGATGCTGTTCCTCTCTGGGCCACGGCGCTTCTCCCGGTATTC
This window harbors:
- a CDS encoding SLC13/DASS family transporter, whose translation is MSDEELTSPQNTVRMAGLIGGVVASALFLYAFDLDPAHPEITRTAAVVLLMAIWWITDAVPLWATALLPVF